A section of the Dehalobacter sp. DCM genome encodes:
- the nhaB gene encoding sodium/proton antiporter NhaB — protein MKQMGIGQAFKTNFLGHAPDWYKRTILAFLVLNPILVFTAGVYVTGWVLIVEFIFTLAMALKCYPLPAGGLLAIEAVVLGLTNPHTVYHEVEMNLPVILLLMFMVAGIYFMKEGLVYLFSKLLTKVHSKVALSFLFTVLGAVLSAFLDALTVTAVIIAVAYGFYSIFHKFASSEKVYEEYDINHDHSVDEKLHEDLNEFRGFLRNLLMHGAVGTALGGALTLVGEPQNLLIGSIMQWDFVDFFRQCAPVSIPVLIVGLLTTIILEVTKFGGYGYQLPGSVRKVMEADVKVKDAARNMRGRVRLIVMALCGVVLIFSLALHLAEVGIIGLMIIILLTAFNGVTEEKRIGHAFEEALPFTALLVVFFAVVAVIHDQHLFTPIIQWVLNMEGQNQLVAFFAANGVLSAISDNVFVATVYMTETQQAFQAGGIALEQYNKLAVAINMGTNIPSVATPNGQAAFLFLLTSALAPLIRLSYLEMVKLALPYAVVMTLTGLLATMYLL, from the coding sequence ATGAAACAAATGGGCATCGGACAAGCTTTCAAAACAAATTTTCTGGGCCACGCTCCGGACTGGTACAAAAGAACAATTCTTGCTTTTCTCGTGTTGAATCCTATTTTGGTGTTTACCGCCGGCGTGTATGTTACCGGTTGGGTGTTGATTGTGGAATTTATTTTTACCCTGGCAATGGCGCTGAAATGTTATCCGCTTCCTGCCGGCGGGCTTCTGGCGATCGAAGCCGTTGTACTCGGACTGACTAACCCTCATACAGTCTATCACGAGGTTGAAATGAACCTGCCGGTTATTCTTCTTCTGATGTTCATGGTCGCCGGGATTTATTTTATGAAAGAAGGCCTTGTGTACCTGTTTTCCAAACTCTTAACTAAAGTACACTCTAAAGTTGCACTTTCATTCCTGTTCACCGTACTGGGTGCGGTGCTTTCCGCATTTCTGGATGCACTGACTGTTACGGCAGTGATTATCGCCGTGGCCTATGGTTTCTATAGCATCTTCCACAAGTTTGCTTCCAGCGAAAAAGTATACGAAGAGTACGACATTAATCACGACCATAGTGTTGATGAGAAACTTCATGAGGACCTAAACGAGTTTCGCGGTTTTCTGCGCAATCTTTTGATGCATGGTGCTGTGGGCACTGCGCTGGGCGGGGCACTAACACTGGTTGGTGAACCGCAGAACCTGTTGATTGGCTCCATTATGCAATGGGACTTCGTCGATTTCTTTAGACAATGCGCCCCGGTATCTATCCCGGTATTGATCGTGGGACTTCTGACCACGATTATCCTTGAGGTTACCAAGTTTGGGGGGTACGGCTACCAGCTTCCGGGATCTGTGCGAAAGGTTATGGAAGCGGATGTGAAAGTGAAAGATGCTGCCAGGAATATGCGCGGACGTGTCCGCTTGATTGTTATGGCGTTGTGCGGTGTTGTGTTGATCTTCTCTCTGGCACTGCACCTGGCGGAAGTTGGTATTATTGGTCTGATGATTATTATCCTGCTTACCGCCTTCAATGGGGTTACTGAAGAAAAACGCATCGGTCATGCCTTCGAAGAAGCGCTGCCGTTTACTGCACTGCTGGTCGTTTTTTTCGCTGTTGTTGCGGTTATTCATGACCAACATTTGTTTACGCCGATTATTCAATGGGTACTGAACATGGAAGGGCAGAATCAGCTTGTCGCTTTCTTTGCAGCTAACGGGGTCCTTTCGGCAATCAGTGACAACGTTTTTGTTGCTACGGTATACATGACTGAGACCCAGCAAGCGTTTCAAGCCGGAGGCATTGCGTTGGAGCAATACAACAAGCTGGCAGTTGCGATTAACATGGGTACCAATATCCCTTCTGTTGCTACACCAAACGGTCAGGCCGCATTCCTGTTTCTGCTGACCTCTGCACTTGCACCGCTGATTCGCCTGTCTTACCTGGAAATGGTGAAACTGGCTCTGCCTTACGCCGTCGTGATGACTCTTACAGGTCTGCTGGCAACAATGTACCTGCTATAA
- a CDS encoding Lrp/AsnC family transcriptional regulator, which translates to MLSEEDQRLLHILSLDSRLTAEDLAIQTGLSADYIKKKIKQWEDDKVIVKYGTLINYDRLDEDKVTAFIDVKVHPQRGSGYDNIAQRFRKFPEIKSVYLMSGDFDLCMIIEGNNMHDIAQFVSDKLSPLDVIESTQTRFILRRYKQDGIEFHGEEERPQRLMMTP; encoded by the coding sequence ATGTTGTCCGAAGAGGATCAGCGTCTCCTTCATATCTTATCTCTGGACTCGCGTCTAACTGCTGAAGATTTGGCCATTCAGACCGGCTTGTCCGCGGACTATATCAAGAAGAAAATCAAACAATGGGAAGATGATAAAGTAATCGTCAAATATGGAACCTTAATCAATTACGATAGATTGGATGAAGATAAAGTAACGGCCTTTATCGATGTTAAAGTACATCCACAACGCGGCAGCGGCTATGATAATATAGCCCAACGTTTCCGGAAGTTTCCCGAGATCAAATCCGTATACCTCATGTCTGGTGATTTTGACTTATGTATGATCATCGAAGGCAATAATATGCATGATATCGCTCAGTTTGTGTCTGATAAGCTATCCCCGCTCGATGTGATCGAGTCGACGCAAACACGCTTCATCCTTCGACGCTACAAGCAGGATGGCATTGAATTTCACGGAGAGGAAGAGAGACCCCAACGTCTCATGATGACACCATGA
- a CDS encoding ArsB/NhaD family transporter, translating into MSHNTQVIVAAVIFLTTYAFIISEKIHRTVVALVGSAFVILVGILNQEEAIEAIDFNTIGLLIGMMIIVGITRRTGVFEFLALKAAKLAKGDPWLIMLFLAVLTAIASAFLDNVTTVMLMVPVTFSITEKLSINPIPFLLTQVIASNIGGTATLIGDPPNIMIGSATGLTFVDFILNLGGVIVIIFIATMVALKLIYRKSFHVDDDKKVKIMSLDESQAIKDHFLLRKCLGVLAVTICGFMLHGMLHLESATIALAGASVLLLITREEPEDILLSVEWPTIFFFAGLFVLVGALEHVGIIEWIAKKALDATGGSLPLTTMSVLWLSAIASAFIDNIPFVATMIPLIQKIGEMGGIENLRPLWWALSLGACLGGNGTLIGASANVIVAGLAEKQGFSITFKMFFKLGFPLMLLSVVIASAYVYFVYLI; encoded by the coding sequence ATGTCACATAATACGCAAGTTATCGTTGCAGCGGTAATTTTTTTAACCACCTATGCTTTTATCATAAGCGAGAAAATACACAGAACGGTAGTGGCGTTGGTCGGGAGTGCCTTTGTCATTTTAGTAGGCATTCTTAACCAAGAAGAAGCGATTGAAGCCATCGATTTTAATACCATCGGTTTACTGATTGGAATGATGATCATCGTCGGCATTACCCGTCGCACCGGTGTGTTCGAATTCCTGGCCTTAAAAGCGGCGAAGCTGGCAAAGGGAGATCCCTGGTTGATTATGCTGTTCCTGGCGGTTCTGACAGCAATCGCATCTGCGTTTCTGGATAACGTGACGACGGTCATGCTGATGGTCCCGGTTACATTTTCGATAACTGAAAAACTGAGTATTAATCCTATTCCATTTTTACTTACCCAAGTTATTGCCTCGAATATTGGGGGGACAGCTACCTTAATTGGTGATCCGCCGAACATCATGATCGGCAGTGCCACTGGCCTGACTTTTGTTGATTTTATCCTTAATCTGGGCGGTGTTATTGTAATCATTTTTATCGCGACGATGGTTGCTTTGAAATTGATTTATCGTAAATCATTCCATGTGGATGATGATAAAAAAGTAAAGATAATGTCCTTAGATGAAAGTCAAGCGATCAAGGATCATTTTCTTTTACGCAAATGCTTAGGCGTGCTTGCTGTTACAATATGCGGATTTATGCTGCATGGGATGTTGCATCTGGAATCCGCAACCATCGCATTGGCTGGTGCCAGCGTTTTATTATTGATCACCCGAGAGGAGCCGGAAGATATCCTATTGTCAGTCGAATGGCCGACTATCTTTTTCTTTGCCGGACTGTTTGTACTGGTCGGGGCTTTAGAGCATGTAGGGATCATTGAATGGATTGCGAAAAAGGCACTGGATGCTACCGGCGGGTCATTGCCATTAACTACTATGTCCGTTCTGTGGTTGTCTGCGATTGCTTCAGCATTTATAGATAACATTCCCTTTGTGGCCACCATGATTCCGTTGATTCAAAAGATAGGGGAAATGGGCGGGATAGAAAACCTAAGACCGCTATGGTGGGCTCTTTCTTTAGGGGCTTGTTTGGGAGGAAATGGGACTTTAATCGGGGCATCCGCTAATGTGATCGTTGCCGGGCTAGCCGAAAAGCAAGGTTTTTCAATTACATTTAAAATGTTTTTTAAACTGGGTTTTCCTTTAATGTTACTCTCGGTGGTAATAGCCTCAGCGTATGTCTACTTTGTTTATTTGATTTAA
- a CDS encoding aminotransferase class I/II-fold pyridoxal phosphate-dependent enzyme has translation MKQYLTPTARNLKPSGIRRFFDLAATMEDVISLGVGEPDFSTPWVMTEAAIFSLEKGQTMYTSNAGNIELRREICKYMAKHQGLTYNPDNEILITVGASEAIDLAMRALISPGDGVLIPDPSYVSYAACAELAGAEVHYVHLRAEHEFRLQVEDLQSAYTPNCKVLILSYPNNPTGAIMTREDLLPIARFASEHDLIVISDEIYADLSYGYEPTPFATLPYMWNRTLHVSGFSKAYAMTGWRIGYVAGHSDLLNAMLKIHQYTIMCAPIMAQVAALEGLRSGESAKKEMVMEYDRRRRIVVNGFREMGLTCFEPLGAFYVFPDITVTGLSSEQFAEELLKEEKVAVVPGTAFGPCGEGHIRCSYAYSTQQLNEALSRIANFVKKRI, from the coding sequence ATGAAGCAATACTTGACACCTACCGCACGTAATCTTAAACCATCAGGAATACGGAGATTTTTTGATCTTGCAGCGACCATGGAGGACGTAATCTCTCTCGGCGTCGGAGAGCCCGATTTCTCGACTCCTTGGGTCATGACTGAAGCGGCTATCTTTTCGCTGGAAAAGGGACAGACGATGTATACCAGCAACGCCGGCAATATCGAACTGCGCCGAGAAATATGCAAATATATGGCGAAACATCAAGGATTAACCTACAATCCGGATAACGAGATCCTCATCACCGTTGGTGCCAGTGAAGCAATCGATTTAGCCATGCGCGCACTGATCAGTCCGGGCGATGGCGTCTTGATTCCCGATCCTTCGTATGTATCCTATGCCGCCTGTGCCGAACTCGCCGGTGCCGAGGTCCATTATGTTCATTTGCGGGCTGAGCATGAATTCCGTCTTCAAGTTGAGGATCTGCAATCGGCCTATACCCCCAACTGCAAAGTGCTTATTCTTTCATATCCAAATAATCCGACCGGTGCCATCATGACCCGCGAAGATTTGTTGCCGATTGCCCGGTTTGCCTCTGAACATGATTTGATTGTCATTTCGGATGAAATCTATGCCGATCTTTCTTATGGCTATGAACCGACCCCGTTTGCTACACTTCCCTATATGTGGAACAGAACACTGCACGTCAGTGGTTTCTCTAAAGCCTATGCCATGACCGGCTGGCGGATAGGTTATGTTGCCGGACATTCGGATCTGCTTAATGCCATGCTGAAAATACATCAGTACACCATTATGTGTGCACCGATTATGGCCCAAGTGGCTGCCCTTGAAGGGCTCCGTTCCGGCGAATCGGCCAAGAAGGAAATGGTCATGGAGTATGACCGCCGTCGCCGCATTGTGGTCAACGGTTTCCGCGAAATGGGACTAACCTGTTTCGAACCGTTAGGCGCGTTTTATGTTTTCCCGGATATCACAGTGACCGGACTGAGTTCAGAACAGTTTGCCGAAGAATTGCTCAAAGAAGAAAAAGTCGCTGTCGTCCCCGGTACAGCCTTTGGTCCCTGCGGCGAAGGACACATTCGTTGTTCCTATGCTTATTCGACCCAGCAGCTGAACGAAGCACTAAGCCGCATTGCCAATTTTGTGAAAAAGCGAATATAA